One genomic segment of Mytilus galloprovincialis chromosome 5, xbMytGall1.hap1.1, whole genome shotgun sequence includes these proteins:
- the LOC143076779 gene encoding uncharacterized protein LOC143076779 — protein sequence MAFEYVVVEFTEELSVEIVHKSWIKSEDEGMFCYWPKNNQNQKAKKGKIPDKELWTKHPVRIFSYTDDFDKALERRARSVNTSNVDTNEEDGVEQPREVRPPLRLLNDHSDSEEEDFRPPRKSTPQPKSARPQSQLPTPPAYHNPTQKKSGFQASRPSTSLSLSTLQARPSSSLSCSTTQARPSPSLSCSTTQASRPSSSQSVSPLQASRPFSGLSISPIGNRSRSLERGSSRSPASRRSRSPVRRRQPRILPDLETDNSRRSHSSGDQVLMALIRIENTVNENNEMLRRLVNKNTGNYGDMDLEDLVPVPIQDDLEWEEFQTRLKNTDFSKKLVHFLAALGGNKIGDTVRKICRRLALNNQWSNFSLKGKNKKKSLQAEVLHKVIIKACTRVHKNAKESEVDEAISDFLRHAPHQPGGTRYKKPTQTASTTVPDPATAQAGEYQAATESD from the exons ATGGCATTTGAATACGTAGTTGTGGAGTTTACAGAGGAATTGTCTGTTGAGATTGTCCACAAGAGCTGGATAAAGAGTGAAGATGAG GGCATGTTTTGTTATTGGCCAAAGAATAACCAAAACCAGAAGGCAAAGAAGGGAAAAATTCCTGACAAAGAACTATGGACCAAACATCCAGTCAGGATATTTAGTTATACAG atGATTTTGACAAGGCCCTTGAAAGAAGGGCTAGATCTGTTAATACGTCAAATGTAGACACAAATGAAGAAGATGGGGTGGAACAGCCAAGAGAAGTGAGGCCTCCTTTGAGACTGTTAAATGACCACAGTGATTCTGAAG AGGAAGACTTTAGACCTCCAAGAAAGTCAACCCCACAACCAAAGAGTGCAAGGCCACAATCTCAACTGCCAACTCCACCTGCTTATCACAATC CTACTCAGAAAAAATCTGGGTTTCAAGCCAGTAGGCCTTCCACCAGTCTATCCTTGTCTACATTGCAAGCCAGGCCTTCCTCCAGTCTGTCCTGTTCTACAACACAAGCCAGGCCTTCCCCCAGTCTGTCCTGTTCTACAACACAAGCCAGTAGGCCTTCCTCCAGTCAATCCGTTTCTCCGTTGCAAGCCAGTAGGCCTTTCTCAGGTCTATCAATTTCACCTATAGGCAATAGGTCAAGGTCTTTAGAAAGAGGGAGTTCCAGGTCACCAGCTAGCAGGAGGTCCAGGTCACCAGTTAGAAGACGACAACCCAGGATTTTGCCAGACTTGGAAACTGATAACTCTAGAAGATCCCATA GTTCTGGTGATCAGGTTTTGATGGCATTAATTAGAATAGAGAATACagttaatgaaaataatgaaatgctAAGAAGACTTGTAAATAAAAACACAGGGAACTATGGAGACATGGACCTTGAGGACTTAGTTCCAGTGCCAATTCAGGATGACCTTGAATGGGAGGAGTTTCAGACACGTCTGAAAAATACAGACTTTAGTAAAAAGCTG GTACATTTCTTGGCAGCTTTAGGAGGCAATAAAATTGGAGATACTGTTAGAAAAATCTGTCGTAGATTGGCCTTGAACAATCAATGGTCTAACTTTAGTTTAAAGGGGAAAAATAAAAAGAAGTCCCTCCAGGCAGAGGTACTGCACAAAGTAATAATCA AGGCCTGTACAAGAGTGCATAAGAATGCTAAGGAATCAGAGGTTGATGAAGCAATATCCGATTTCCTTCGGCATGCCCCTCACCAACCAGGTGGAACCCGTTACAAG AAACCCACTCAAACAGCAAGTACTACTGTTCCTGACCCTGCTACAGCTCAAGCTGGGGAATATCAAGCAGCAACTGAATCTGACTGA